A single region of the Pontibacter kalidii genome encodes:
- a CDS encoding glycoside hydrolase domain-containing protein, which yields MRLLILLFIVILSGCQQQGNVAQQKQMQVAGKGAPEEKVNVFLGSSGDHGQLSPAASYPFSMLSIGPQTYPATHTGYEYLAKEFLGFTHNRFEGVGCLGSGGIILVKPFLGDVPDATPLIKSEEKAGPGYYQVGFKNKIKAEFAVFKNSGVHHYQLPVGKKGVYIDLSHAFVGGFVAEEHTVSGNTLSGWIEAKTTCSVGTYRIYYAMHFRQPVKWATISEHELVASFAPDQQDVYAEVAFSSVDAAHAKAALKHEPFEQVKQKSISDWNELLSRIQVKGDPEREKLFYSLLYRAVQSPYVVSEEDGTYRAIDGSLQTSKSTVYNGWAIWDNYKTQLPLLSFAYPERFQDIASSIANLYPYGKKDFATAHEPSNTVRTEHAIVVLLDAYRKGYKIDFPSILDSLMQEVDKLDYTHPDKALESSYDAWALSQILKELNQDKLSEKYRQKALEYKSYWEKDFKDLTRDDVNRMSARGMYQGTIWQYRWSVPFDVKGLIELTGGEQTFINQLDEFFGKDYHNRANEPDLQVPLLYNATSEPWKSQALMHRLAVDTVVQHYFNDNSRGVGSYIGVIYKNQPQAYLRTMDDDAGAMSSWFVLTSLGIQPACVGWPVYYLNVPLFESAEVKWANGESFSIQVENYADENYYIKQVTLNGKKLNRNWLTHEEIMAGGKLIIIASDEPEKSWGVANKWVSSLQQPQ from the coding sequence ATGCGATTATTAATTCTATTATTCATAGTCATCCTGAGTGGCTGCCAGCAACAGGGCAATGTTGCACAGCAAAAACAAATGCAGGTAGCCGGCAAGGGTGCACCTGAGGAAAAAGTAAATGTTTTCCTAGGCTCTTCCGGCGATCATGGGCAACTGTCACCGGCAGCTTCTTACCCCTTCAGTATGTTGAGTATAGGCCCCCAGACATACCCTGCTACGCATACAGGGTATGAATATTTGGCCAAAGAATTTTTAGGTTTCACACATAACCGTTTTGAAGGGGTAGGTTGTCTGGGCAGCGGAGGTATTATTCTGGTTAAACCATTCTTGGGTGATGTTCCGGATGCAACACCCTTGATCAAATCAGAGGAAAAAGCAGGTCCGGGCTATTACCAGGTAGGTTTTAAGAACAAGATCAAAGCGGAGTTTGCTGTTTTCAAAAACAGTGGTGTACATCATTACCAGTTACCTGTAGGTAAAAAGGGCGTTTACATTGATTTAAGCCATGCTTTTGTAGGAGGCTTTGTGGCAGAAGAACACACTGTTAGTGGTAATACTTTAAGTGGTTGGATAGAAGCAAAAACTACTTGTAGTGTCGGTACCTACCGTATTTACTATGCAATGCACTTTAGGCAACCGGTAAAGTGGGCTACTATAAGTGAACATGAGCTGGTAGCTTCGTTTGCCCCGGATCAACAGGACGTATATGCAGAGGTAGCTTTCTCATCTGTGGATGCAGCGCATGCCAAGGCTGCACTAAAACATGAGCCCTTTGAGCAGGTAAAGCAAAAGAGTATAAGTGACTGGAACGAGCTATTGAGCCGTATCCAGGTAAAGGGGGACCCTGAAAGAGAAAAGCTTTTTTATTCCTTGCTTTACCGGGCAGTACAGTCACCATATGTAGTTTCGGAGGAAGATGGTACGTATCGGGCTATTGATGGCTCTTTGCAAACTTCCAAAAGCACCGTCTATAACGGATGGGCCATCTGGGACAACTACAAAACACAGTTACCCTTGCTATCCTTTGCTTACCCGGAAAGGTTCCAGGACATAGCTTCCTCTATAGCCAACCTTTATCCGTATGGCAAAAAAGACTTTGCTACTGCACATGAGCCTTCCAACACGGTGCGTACAGAACATGCCATCGTAGTGCTGTTGGATGCCTATCGTAAAGGGTATAAAATCGATTTTCCATCCATTCTGGATTCTCTAATGCAGGAAGTGGACAAGCTGGATTATACACATCCTGATAAAGCATTAGAGTCTTCCTACGATGCCTGGGCTTTGTCGCAGATTTTAAAGGAGCTGAATCAGGATAAGCTAAGCGAGAAGTATAGGCAAAAGGCTTTGGAGTATAAAAGCTATTGGGAGAAAGACTTTAAAGACTTAACCCGGGACGATGTGAACCGCATGTCTGCACGCGGGATGTACCAGGGCACAATCTGGCAATACAGGTGGTCTGTTCCTTTCGATGTAAAAGGGTTGATAGAACTGACAGGTGGCGAGCAAACTTTTATAAACCAACTGGACGAGTTCTTTGGAAAAGATTACCATAACCGTGCTAATGAGCCGGATCTTCAGGTGCCACTGCTATACAATGCTACTTCAGAACCTTGGAAATCGCAGGCCTTGATGCATCGGTTGGCTGTAGATACTGTTGTGCAGCATTACTTTAACGACAACAGTCGGGGAGTGGGGTCCTACATAGGTGTTATCTACAAAAATCAGCCGCAGGCTTACCTCAGAACAATGGACGACGATGCTGGAGCTATGTCCTCCTGGTTTGTTTTAACTTCTTTAGGTATACAACCTGCCTGCGTCGGCTGGCCGGTGTATTACCTAAATGTGCCTCTCTTTGAATCAGCTGAGGTAAAGTGGGCCAATGGAGAAAGCTTTTCTATTCAGGTAGAGAATTACGCAGATGAAAACTATTACATCAAACAGGTAACCTTAAATGGGAAAAAGCTGAACCGGAACTGGCTAACACATGAGGAGATTATGGCTGGTGGTAAGCTGATTATAATAGCTTCTGATGAGCCTGAGAAAAGCTGGGGAGTTGCGAACAAATGGGTTTCCAGTTTGCAACAGCCACAGTAA